The proteins below are encoded in one region of Penaeus chinensis breed Huanghai No. 1 chromosome 25, ASM1920278v2, whole genome shotgun sequence:
- the LOC125038617 gene encoding myosin heavy chain IB-like: MKNAASNKKEKKTIQRETGGGDLKRSRGPDSITEAAGGHGAKGGPGHEGQRRARSRGPEAGQVTRARGGPGHEGQKRARSRGSEAGQVTRVRGGPGHEGQGRAMSRGPEAGHVTRARGGPGHEGQRRARSRGPEAGQVIRARGGPGHKGQRRAGRHGG, encoded by the exons ATGAAGAACGCAGCCagcaataaaaaggagaagaagacgattcAAAGAGAAACGGGGGGCGGGGACTTGAAGAGGAGCAGAGGACCAGACAGCATCACCGA AGCAGCGGGAGGGCACGGGGCCAAGGGCGGGCCAGGTCACGAGGGCCAGAGGCGGGCCAGGTCACGAGGGCCAGAGGCGGGCCAGGTCACGAGGGCCAGAGGCGGGCCAGGTCACGAGGGTCAGAAGCGGGCCAGGTCACGAGGGTCAGAGGCGGGCCAGGTCACGAGGGTCAGAGGCGGGCCAGGTCACGAGGGCCAAGGGCGGGCCATGTCACGAGGGCCAGAGGCGGGCCATGTCACGAGGGCCAGAGGCGGGCCAGGTCACGAGGGCCAGAGGCGGGCCAGGTCACGAGGGCCAGAGGCGGGCCAGGTCATAAGGGCCAGAGGCGGGCCAGGTCACAAGGGCCAGAGGCGGGCGGGGCGTCACGGCGGCTGA